In Nocardioides jishulii, the DNA window GGGCACGCGTCGTGTCCTGCTCGAGCGTTACGAGGTCGGCGAGGTCATCGGCTGCGGCGCCACCGCGGTGGTCCACCGGGGTCGCGACCTGCGAACCGGCCGATCCGTCGCGATCAAGGTGCTGCACGAGAATCTGGCGACCGACCCTCGGTTCCACGCGAGGTTCCGGCGGGAGGCGCAGGCGGTGACCGGTCTGCGGCACCCCGAGATCGTCGTCGTCCACGACGCCGGGTACGAGCACTCGACAGACGCGTCGGGAGTACCGCTGCGACGCCCCTTCCTCGTCATGGAGCTCATCACCGGCCGCTCCCTGCGCGACGTCCTCGAGCGTGGCCTGCCCACGCTCGCCGAGGCACTCGACTACCAGCTGGGGGTCCTGTCCGCCCTCGAGGCGAGCCACCGGGCGGGCATCGTCCATCGCGACATCAAACCCGCCAACGTGATGGTGACGGCCCAGGGTGCGGTCAAGGTCGTGGACTTCGGCGTCGCCCGGAGCAGCCACGACCCTGCAGCGACCCTCACCC includes these proteins:
- a CDS encoding protein kinase domain-containing protein; protein product: MNRSTAGRRRPEDNVAPGTTRTGSVEGPLGTRRVLLERYEVGEVIGCGATAVVHRGRDLRTGRSVAIKVLHENLATDPRFHARFRREAQAVTGLRHPEIVVVHDAGYEHSTDASGVPLRRPFLVMELITGRSLRDVLERGLPTLAEALDYQLGVLSALEASHRAGIVHRDIKPANVMVTAQGAVKVVDFGVARSSHDPAATLTLPGELLGTPSYLAPEQLRGYAADARSDLYSAGCLLHHLLSGRPPFVGDDPVSVAYQHVHEEPARVDTGVAALDSVLARALAKERGDRFQDARSFRVALLRATRGGTVRPGPDAVTSTAC